The Clarias gariepinus isolate MV-2021 ecotype Netherlands chromosome 4, CGAR_prim_01v2, whole genome shotgun sequence genome window below encodes:
- the LOC128520974 gene encoding retinol dehydrogenase 13-like: protein MSRYILPASVFGTVFGCAVLLKNHLTGGPCPSKARIPGKTVVITGANTGIGKETARELARRGGRIIMGCRDMEKCEEAAREIRGCTLNPHVYARHIDLASIKSIRSFAKRINQEEERVDVLINNAAVMRCPPGKTEDGFDMQLGVNYLGHFLLTNLLLDKLRDSVPSRVINLSSLAHIVGEIDFEDLNWDRKKFNTKKAYCQSKLAIVLFTRELARRLDGTGVTVNAVHPGVVATDLGRHTGMHQSMFSSSVLSPVFYLLIKSPELGAQPSVYLAVAEELANVSGRYYDVIKEKEPASQALDQEVAVKLWDISASLVGLETSVSVPTSSPSPGTVTQTLPEQTGACPSEPVVTMTTQAT, encoded by the exons ATGAGTAGGTATATCCTCCCTGCGTCTGTATTCGGGACTGTTTTTGGCTGTGCTGTGTTGCTAAA GAACCATTTGACAGGAGGCCCCTGCCCAAGTAAAGCCAGGATCCCTGGAAAGACAGTAGTTATAACCGGGGCCAACACCGGGATCGGAAAAGAGACGGCCCGAGAGCTGGCCCGAAGAG GAGGACGGATTATTATGGGATGTCGGGACATGGAGAAGTGTGAAGAAGCAGCACGTGAGATCCGAGGTTGCACCCTGAACCCTCATGTTTACGCCAGGCACATCGACCTGGCTTCGATAAAATCCATACGGAGCTTTGCTAAGAGGATCAACCAGG AAGAGGAAAGAGTGGACGTTCTGATCAATAACGCTGCGGTGATGAGGTGTCCTCCCGGGAAGACAGAAGATGGATTTGATATGCAGCTCGGAGTCAACTACCTGG GACATTTCCTCTTGACAAATCTGCTGCTGGATAAGCTGCGAGACTCCGTCCCCAGTAGAGTGATCAACCTGTCGTCTTTAGCGCACATCGTTGGTGAGATCGACTTTGAGGACCTGAACTGGGACAGAAAGAAGTTTAACACGAAGAAGGCATATTGTCAGAGCAAACTCGCCATCGTCCTGTTCACACGAGAGCTCGCACGCAGACTCGACG GTACTGGGGTGACGGTAAACGCTGTGCACCCTGGAGTCGTCGCCACAGATCTGGGCAGACACACAGGCATGCACCAGTCCATGTTCTCCAGCTCTGTACTTA GTCCAGTCTTCTACCTGCTGATAAAGTCGCCCGAGCTCGGTGCCCAGCCCAGCGTGTACCTGGCCGTCGCCGAAGAGCTGGCGAACGTCAGCGGGCGTTACTATGACgtcataaaagaaaaagagccCGCTTCTCAAGCTCTGGACCAGGAAGTGGCAGTCAAACTCTGGGACATCAGCGCGTCTTTAGTTGGTTTAGAGACCTCTGTTTCAGTCCCAACCTCTTCTCCTTCTCCGGGGACTGTAACGCAAACTCTGCCTGAGCAGACTGGTGCATGCCCCTCCGAGCCTGTTGTTACCATGACAACCCAGGCAACATGA
- the LOC128520797 gene encoding protein CCSMST1 yields MSTSGRCVFKHLLHYSLSPGLFKSDVVRPCATRSLSLTSHLCAKSRDAPGSGDGEESVSQPIKFSTSKASHRTWKVERSMGSRFQRPWWQVLPLSVLTVGFLLWCVFRQESDIDRTLEKQLYEHLPGLLSTDEEEAEELEKEPDGGSK; encoded by the exons atgtcCACATCAGGACGGTGTGTGTTTAAGCACCTACTGCACTATTCTTTAAGTCCTGGACTGTTCAAATCGGATGTTGTGAG GCCATGCGCTACACGATCTTTGTCTCTCACGTCACACCTCTGCGCCAAATCTCGTGACGCTCCAGGCAGCGGTGATGGCGAGGAGAGCGTCTCTCAGCCCATCAAGTTCTCTACGAGTAAAGCCAGCCACCGGACATGGAAGGTGGAGCGCTCGATGGGCAGCAGGTTTCAGCGGCCGTGGTGGCAGGTCCTGCCCCTCAGCGTCCTCACTGTCGGCTTCCTGCTCTGGTGCGTCTTCCGGCAGGAGTCTGACATCGACCGCACTCTGGAGAAACAGCTGTATGAACATTTACCCGGGTTACTGAGCACGGACGAGGAGGAGGCCGAGGAACTCGAGAAAGAACCTGATGGTGGTTCGAAGTGA
- the decr2 gene encoding peroxisomal 2,4-dienoyl-CoA reductase [(3E)-enoyl-CoA-producing] isoform X2 — protein MAEAPEDVHTDECLSSYTHIYCQDLLKDQVAFVTGGGSGIGFRIAEVLMRHGCDTVIASRNLEKLTEAAKKLTSATGRHCLPLQVDVRQPDTISNAVDETLKEFGRVDILINNAAGNFLCPASALSFNAFKTVMEIDTMGTFNTSKVVYEKWFKDHGGSIVNISATLGYKGQALQVHAGSAKAANDAMTKHLAVEWGPSGVRVNTVAPGPISGTEGYRRLGGSQAESAGIFRTIPLQRAGNKTEMAHAVLFLASRAASYVTGATVVADGGAWLTSANDVERLLGIHSSRSAKL, from the exons ATGGCGGAAGCTCCGGAGGACGTGCACACGGATGAGTGTCtcagctcatacacacacatctactgCCAGGACCTGCTcaa GGATCAAGTGGCCTTCGTAACAGGTGGCGGTTCCGGCATCGGCTTCCGTATCGCTGAGGTCCTAATGAG GCACGGCTGTGACACGGTGATTGCCAGCAGGAACCTGGAGAAGCTCACTGAG GCGGCTAAGAAGCTGACCAGCGCGACAGGACGACACTGCCTGCCCCTGCAGGTGGACGTGCGTCAGCCAGACACCATCTCTAACGCCGTAGACGAGACGCTAAAAGAGTTTGGACGCGTCGATATTCTCATCAATA ACGCGGCGGGGAACTTCCTGTGTCCTGCCTCGGCTCTGTCCTTTAACGCTTTTAAGACGGTTATGGAGATTGACACTATGGGGACGTTTAACACCAGCAAAGTTGTCTATGAAAAATGGTTCAAA GATCACGGTGGCTCCATAGTAAACATCTCGGCCACGCTCGGATACAAAGGTCAAGCGCTCCAGGTGCATGCTGGGTCGGCTAAAGCTGCCAACG atgCCATGACGAAACACTTGGCAGTAGAGTGGGGTCCCAGCGGCGTGAGGGTGAACACCGTGGCCCCGGGTCCGATCTCAGGCACTGAGGGTTACCGCAGGCTTG GCGGCTCGCAGGCGGAAAGCGCAGGAATTTTCCGGACTATCCCTCTGCAGAGGGCGGGAAATAAAACGGAAATGGCGCATGCTGTTCTTTTTCTAGCGAGCCGCGCGGCGTCATATGTCACCGGTGCCACCGTGGTGGCTGACGGAGGGGCGTGGCTTACCTCGGCCAATGATGTGGAGCGCCTGCTGGGTATACACTCATCTCGCTCTGCTAAACTCTGA
- the LOC128520698 gene encoding UPF0488 protein C8orf33 homolog, with translation MHQGSLHAMQHSGTPAPFHWQRSDNSFAFNFSPDPTPVSSQGVMNPNEAPTGQATDLEVGSGFAFNFQIPVKTERESDPGPDTGKSAKSEVARDLGESADLKPKAKNKKKKKPAAGGGEKAVQEKGSNLREEAPKQEKTELTPEEQLRRELDWCIEQLELGLRMQKSSTKQKEEACRALKTLRSSKAPMVKKRQVMRAVSGDYRKKMEQERERQFKLIHSAMSSAKVTQVSEPRCKAVYHRRSEPHTPPAHSTASTEVSLPTQQSGGDGDGVGDRFVFKPSGGEFRFNFSI, from the exons ATGCATCAAGGTTCCCTGCATG CGATGCAGCACAGTGGTACTCCAGCTCCGTTTCACTGGCAGCGCAGCGACAACTCATTTGCCTTTAACTTCTCTCCAGATCCCACGCCTGTCTCGTCCCAGGGCGTCATGAACCCTAATGAGGCACCCACAGGACAAGCCACGGATTTAGAAGTTGGCTCGGGTTTTGCTTTCAACTTCCAGATCCCTGTGAAAACGGAGCGGGAGAGTGACCCGGGACCTGACACAGGGAAATCAGCAAAGAGCGAAGTGGCTCGGGATTTGGGGGAGAGTGCGGATTTAAAACCTAAAGccaagaacaaaaagaaaaagaaaccagCAGCAGGTGGAGGAGAGAAAGCTGTACAGGAGAAGGGGAGTAATCTAAGAGAAGAAGCGCCCAAGCAGGAGAAAACTGAACTg actcCAGAGGAGCAGCTGAGGCGAGAGCTGGACTGGTGTATTGAGCAGCTGGAATTGGGACTGAGGATGCAAAAATCTTCCACCAAACAAA aaGAGGAAGCCTGCCGTGCTTTAAAGACTCTGCGCAGCTCCAAAGCACCAATGGTGAAGAAGAGGCAGGTGATGAGAGCTGTGTCTGGAGATTACCGCAAAAAGATGGaacaggaaagagagagacagttcAAACTCATCCATTCAG CGATGTCCTCAGCGAAGGTGACTCAAGTGTCAGAGCCTCGCTGTAAAGCAGTGTACCACCGGCGTTCCGAGCCTCACACACCTCCAGCACACAGCACAGCCTCGACCGAGGTGTCACTTCCTACTCAGCAGTCAGGAGGGGACGGGGACGGGGTCGGGGACAGATTTGTGTTCAAACCATCAGGAGGAGAGTTTCGCTTCAACTTCAGCATCTGA
- the LOC128520619 gene encoding uncharacterized protein C7orf50 homolog, translated as MKRKKTEKSEVSEVVTEVKKKTKKEKSVYVDTAESTDRENEELNGKKKKRHKNKPPVIPEKDEINEEEGVEDEDADENEEELSPEERRVLERKLKKILKKEEKKKQKEKEKSEKEDSKSYIAQTQALEYLTCWSEKRDEWKFQKTRQVWLLQHMYDSEKVPDAHFSILLSYLEGLRGMARDLTVQKAEALVRFGAGPGGEEEGGTTDAQKKTQRAREVIQILS; from the exons atgaagagaaaaaagacagaG AAATCTGAGGTTTCTGAAGTTGTTACAGAGGTGAAGAAGAAGACGAAAAAGGAGAAATCTGTCTACGTAGACACTGCAGAGTCAACTGATCGTGAGAATGAAGAGCTTAAtggcaagaagaaaaagagacacaAAAACAAG CCACCTGTAATACCCGAGAAGGATGAAATAAATGAGGAGGAAGGCGTAGAGGATGAGGATGCGGATGAGAATGAGGAGGAGCTGAGTCCGGAGGAAAGACGAGTGCTGGAGAGGAAGCTGAAGAAGATTCTgaaaaaggaggagaaaaaaaagcaaaaagaaaaagagaagtcTGAGAAGGAGGACAGCAAAAGCTACATCGCGCAGACGCAGGCGTTGGAGTATCTGACTtg ctggTCCGAGAAGCGAGATGAGTGGAAGTTTCAGAAGACGAGGCAAGTGTGGCTCCTGCAGCATATGTACGACAGCGAGAAG GTGCCAGACGCTCATTTCTCCATTCTCTTATCGTACCTGGAAGGGCTGCGGGGTATGGCTCGGGATCTCACGGTGCAGAAAGCGGAGGCTTTGGTCCGATTTGGGGCAGGCCCAGGGGGAGAAGAGGAAGGCGGGACTACAGACGCACAGAAGAAGACACAGCGTGCTAGAGAAGTCATTCAGATTCTCTCTTGA
- the h3f3d gene encoding H3 histone, family 3D, with the protein MARTKQTARKSTGGKAPRKQLATKAARKSAPSTGGVKKPHRYRPGTVALREIRRYQKSTELLIRKLPFQRLVREIAQDFKTDLRFQSAAIGALQEASEAYLVGLFEDTNLCAIHAKRVTIMPKDIQLARRIRGERA; encoded by the exons ATGGCACGTACCAAGCAGACCGCACGTAAATCCACCGGAGGCAAAGCCCCAAGGAAGCAGCTGGCCACCAAAGCTGCCCGTAAAAGTGCGCCCTCTACTGGTGGAGTGAAGAAGCCTCACAGATACCG TCCTGGTACTGTGGCTCTGCGAGAGATCCGTCGGTACCAGAAGTCCACCGAGCTGCTGATCCGCAAGCTGCCCTTCCAGCGCCTGGTGAGGGAAATCGCCCAGGACTTCAAAACGGATCTCCGGTTCCAGAGTGCTGCCATCGGAGCTCTGCAG GAGGCAAGCGAGGCATACCTGGTGGGTCTTTTTGAGGACACAAACCTGTGTGCGATCCACGCCAAGCGTGTCACCATCATGCCCAAAGACATCCAGCTGGCCCGGAGAATCCGTGGCGAGCGTGCTTAA
- the decr2 gene encoding peroxisomal 2,4-dienoyl-CoA reductase [(3E)-enoyl-CoA-producing] isoform X1 — translation MAEAPEDVHTDECLSSYTHIYCQDLLKDQVAFVTGGGSGIGFRIAEVLMRHGCDTVIASRNLEKLTEAAKKLTSATGRHCLPLQVDVRQPDTISNAVDETLKEFGRVDILINNAAGNFLCPASALSFNAFKTVMEIDTMGTFNTSKVVYEKWFKDHGGSIVNISATLGYKGQALQVHAGSAKAANDAMTKHLAVEWGPSGVRVNTVAPGPISGTEGYRRLGGSQAESAGIFRTIPLQRAGNKTEMAHAVLFLASRAASYVTGATVVADGGAWLTSANDVERLLDLWSQEKRRDK, via the exons ATGGCGGAAGCTCCGGAGGACGTGCACACGGATGAGTGTCtcagctcatacacacacatctactgCCAGGACCTGCTcaa GGATCAAGTGGCCTTCGTAACAGGTGGCGGTTCCGGCATCGGCTTCCGTATCGCTGAGGTCCTAATGAG GCACGGCTGTGACACGGTGATTGCCAGCAGGAACCTGGAGAAGCTCACTGAG GCGGCTAAGAAGCTGACCAGCGCGACAGGACGACACTGCCTGCCCCTGCAGGTGGACGTGCGTCAGCCAGACACCATCTCTAACGCCGTAGACGAGACGCTAAAAGAGTTTGGACGCGTCGATATTCTCATCAATA ACGCGGCGGGGAACTTCCTGTGTCCTGCCTCGGCTCTGTCCTTTAACGCTTTTAAGACGGTTATGGAGATTGACACTATGGGGACGTTTAACACCAGCAAAGTTGTCTATGAAAAATGGTTCAAA GATCACGGTGGCTCCATAGTAAACATCTCGGCCACGCTCGGATACAAAGGTCAAGCGCTCCAGGTGCATGCTGGGTCGGCTAAAGCTGCCAACG atgCCATGACGAAACACTTGGCAGTAGAGTGGGGTCCCAGCGGCGTGAGGGTGAACACCGTGGCCCCGGGTCCGATCTCAGGCACTGAGGGTTACCGCAGGCTTG GCGGCTCGCAGGCGGAAAGCGCAGGAATTTTCCGGACTATCCCTCTGCAGAGGGCGGGAAATAAAACGGAAATGGCGCATGCTGTTCTTTTTCTAGCGAGCCGCGCGGCGTCATATGTCACCGGTGCCACCGTGGTGGCTGACGGAGGGGCGTGGCTTACCTCGGCCAATGATGTGGAGCGCCTGCTGG atctttggtcacaagagaaaaggagagacaAATAA